The Juglans regia cultivar Chandler chromosome 16, Walnut 2.0, whole genome shotgun sequence nucleotide sequence CATAAGGCCTAATTGCAGCATCTATTGGGCAATGAGGAGGTGTGAGGTTTTgcttatttgtaattttttctacCTTCATTTTCGAAAGTTATTATGCATGCgatattgaatattatttgtgttGTTTCAGGTGTGTGACCATATTGATGCGATGTAATTCCATGAAGATAGTTGCCTAATTTAGACAAtgtatgaaaattttacttattagtATTCTGGTCAATTATTAGTGTGCACTGTTATTGACTAGACTTGCCAATATTTCTTCGCAGCATCGTGTGACCAGACAGAGGCTTGAGAAGATTTTTTAGCAACACCGTGCATGTGATTGGACTTGAGAATTATTTTTTGGGAGCTTGTGTACATGCCGCTTTTCAAACACGTTGTGCAGAATTTTTTGTGGATATAAATATTGGCAGGATAAACATGGCTAAATGTTGTGGATTGTGTCCAAGTGTATGTGTGTGGATGGTTTTGTGTCCAGTTGTGTAtgaattttgtgtattttaggGGTTGGAGACAAAAAACATTGAAGATGTATAGATTTTGATTCAAAATCAGGAACTGTGAGTACTTGTTATAATGCTTATCATGTGCATTTGTATATGAAATCAATCATAGTTCAATGTAATTTCAGCTGACTACTGCCTGTGCGTGAGTGAGTTTGGGAAAAAATCTACATAGCTTGTGCAGATTTTTGTTCACGTATCATCCTGTGTGTATAAtagattgggaaaaaaaatctatatataggGTATAGATTGCTATATATAGCTTTTTGTTCCAATTATCAtcttatgtatataatatattgatccAAAATGTTATGAAGAATGTCTTCGATAAGCTCAAATGGAGCTTCAAAAATGGAGTCAAAATGTATATAGCCCAGTATATTCAAAAAAGTGACCAAAAACAGTAGACTTTTCATAGCCTCTATAGTGCCATTACAATTTAttcatacaagaaaaataaagaaaatatccaCTTATTTACATCTTCCCTATAGTTTATCTGAACCAGACAGAAACTATTACAATTGACATAATCCAAtacaaatacaataatattCACGCCTATCCTCCATGGTCCTCCTCCCTCTTTCAAATTGTATTCTCTCTTCTTCGAATGTTTTCCTCTATCAAATTCAGTATATCCGCCTAATCCAAAAAATTCACATCTCGCATCTCCCTGCACACAGTACGAATATTTCACATGAGAAAGTAGTTTTACCATGTTATACAAAAATTGagaagcaataaaaaaaaatatagcagtTTCCTTACCGTGTTATAATTTggtcaagaaaaaaatttcctcCCGAGATTTCTGTTAGTGTGTGACATCTTTAGTAGTGCTTTCAAACCACACCAATAAATAAGTAAGTTGATGATTGAGTTAATGCCATATGTGATTCTGTTATCTTGCTTCGTTcagaaaatagatttaggcaAACATGAATAATATCCaaaattcataaattcatataaaagaAACAACATGAAACTAGCATTAAAGGAAGCAGAATAacgttttgaaaataaatatatgtactGGGAGCATACTGTTTCAGCATCCAAGCATGTTAATTATTAACGAGTAGATACAAACAATGATGGGTCCTATGCAAAAAGTAATGTTTATCTGGTATTTTAATTTCTTGCCAATCCGCAACATCTGCATCTTTGGCCTGTCAAATTCATGAAATGATGGGTCTTATGCCAACTTATTCATAAAAGTTGGCTGCTTCAAGTGATTAGTTGATTGCTTGAAGTGATGGATAATAATCTAGGCATATATGATTGGCATTCTTActaagagaatttttttttataagaattctTACTAAGAGAATATACCACTCACAAACTTGAGTTGCCAAAATCAAAAACTTGTTCAGGCATTGTGCCCATCATCTCAAGTTCCTGTTTATTACTAATTATGGATTTCATAAGGTTGATGACAGGGAAGAACCATAAACAAGCATAATTGCTATCTCAGCCTATCGGTACAAAGTAGCATTTGCGGGAATTCCAGAATTGGTGATGGATGCAACTCCATTCACATCCCATCTACATATCATATTCCAAAGCcccaccaaaaaagaaaaacacaaaatcaatctcTCACTCATGTTAAAAAACCATGCAGTTTCAAAGGACATTCAATATCAAATAGCAATGGAGTATTTTTCTCAGACTAGTGTGATTATTGGAAGGAGAAGTCGTTTAATAAAATGAGCTCATGGCGAGAAATCAATCTCATCCTCTGCCCCAAAACACATCTAGTGTTTAATATCATTAATCTCATCATGGCATAcacatcccaaaaaatatatttgtgaaaTAATACAGAGATCATtccaaaaacaacaaaaacaaatgggaaaaaatattgaaacttCAAAATGAGGGCTTCAATGTGTGTAACAAATAGTTGATGGGCACACACAGACTGCAAATTTGGGACACACAATTTCCTTTTAGTTCAGTAATTCCATCAAACAGTTGATGGCCACAAAAAACATACTCAGAATTCAAGCAAAAGTTGGCACAAAACAACCTCCATACAACAAATTTGACAAACCACTAGTACTACAGATAAACGGCAAAGCTCTCCCTACTCTGCttcacccctctctctctctctctctctagcttcgACGCTATTGATACAGActtgaagaaaatgatgatcGCAGAGCCGAAAGCGAAGAACGTAGAGAATCAGAGACTACCTCCGAGGCGAGGCGGAGTCAAGCGCCGAATATTCAAAGGAATCGCAATAGTAATTGGTGTCGTGGTGGTGGGTGGGATCCGAGAAAAGCAAGCCGAGGAGACTGGAGGCGGCTTTCTCAGCTCGGATTCCACAACCCCAGCTCCAACTCCAACTAGGTATAATTCAGATGCTCTGTTTGAAACATGATCACTCGGGTGGTTGATGCAGACAAGAACAATAACTTTAGACGGGATCTGTTCTGagggaagattttttttttccctttcggATGTGATTAGAAATAAAAGTGGAGGAAGGGGGTTTGGGTTGAAAGGGCTCGGGATATGTATGAGAATATTGTGAAAGAGGTTGAACCATTGAAGATAAAAATCGAAAACTGACATGGGAACGCGAAGGAACTTTGCAAACAGGATCTGTTCTGAGggaagagagaggagagagacgAAATAAAACGGCCTTTCGGGAACTCGTTGAACCAAACCGTGATTTGGATTAAACCGGTTGGTACACGTCAGGTGTGTTGTGTAAGTCTCACGAACCAGCAATTGAGTAGCTTTTTtgcaaaggaaaaatatttacatcagccTACTATTTACATTAGtctcaacacacttagtgtattgaataaaaaaaaaaaaatttgaaaccatGGTGTGTAAAGAGTATAGGCTGATGTATAGCatatctctttttcaaaacgatgcCTTCTCCATGTTTCTCCCGGCTCGTTCCTCACTTTTCCATTAGTTCTAttcaattcattattttttttggttctctctcaataattttttaactttcggTCCTTTGGGTTATTTAGATGCTGTATGAATCGTTATTGTTGTGCTTATTTgttaatggaaaaatatttacatcagcctactattcatcacacactcaacacacttagtatattgagatttaaaaaaaaaaaaaaaaaatttgaatgcatgATGTATGAAGTGTGtaggctgatgcatagaattacccTTTGTTAATATTTTGTTGCTAAGAGGCAGTGGTAGAGCAGAGTTCAAGAACATGAGCATGTCTCTTCTGTTTTCCCTTTTAACAAGTAGTAATCTTTCTTACTTACgaataatatatcattttttttataagtttctttgtacaatatataataacacgAAGGTATCTGCTGTGACACGAATTTAGGCATCTGCTTGTAATGGCTTCATGAATTTAACCACCTGCTTGTAATTAAgtaactactttttttttttttttttaatctgtggTATCAATGTAATATTTTGAAGCTTaaaattttgaagtttttatttttaattttctttcaaaattgctAATTCGTGTCTTATAaaagttgttttgtttttttttttttgtgggaattACATAATAAGCTCTAGAGTTTTACCTTTGGTTCAAACTAAACCATGAGTTCATATTGAGTTGTTTTTCTATAAAATCGGTAGTTTCAAAATCAGTAGGATTTAAACCCTCGTGGTTCTTTGTGGAATAAAGTAAAAAACAGACAATTGGACTTGAGTCCTTTATACCTACTGAGAAACCCTTTACAGGAATGCCATGCAGTATTTTAACGAAAGAAAatacacagaaaaaaaaaaaaaaaatctttattacACTATGTTTGTTTTTAGTATGGGTGTAAAAATTAACCGGAAAATCGGTTTGGACAAGCTCGAACCGATGAAACTGGTTTGGGAACGGTTTCCTTATTTCCAAAACTGGCCGGTACCAGTTCGGTTTCAGTTTTATGCTTTTTAGGATTGGACCATGtcgttatattatatattttaaattaaatttttttaatattatatatatatttttatgttatatataataatataaattataattatatataagataatgctATTAtgatttataacataaaattttaattttaaacatgaaaatttatttgatcatatgttttaaatataaaatatatatatattaataacatttaatggtctaataaattctcaatatatttcttttgataaatacataatatattagtatattaattacatttcgctttaattaattagtatacattagtatattaattacattttatgcccTAACACTATTAGTAAttcactttaagtctatatataaaaaattatataaatcattatagtattagtagttatactaatgctatatcactatatgatactatagtgaatatagtatcatatagtgatatagaaatactaatactattagtattagtataatttttttttttttataagtaagagataaatattattgatatgaatgaagtaAATATAGActatgtacacaggaagtatacagaaaaacatctaaatacattctaagaacgataaattaaagacaagaaatcatgagCATTGTCCCAATTTAGtacaatagtggaaaaccaaaGTAGTAAAGTGTGGAGGAAATAGTTCTTCAGCTCCGCCATTGTgcgttccttgtcttcaaagtAACACGCATTCCTTTCCGACCacatacaccacatgatgcacaacggagatcatcttccacacggctGTCACTTGATGACAaccttgcatcttcctccaacaatCCAACAAgtccaccaccctcaaaggcataacccaagcaataTCAACCCTTTCAAAGATCTCATCCTACAACACCCTTATTACCTCACAATGCagtaagagatgatccacaTATTCTCCATTatttttacacatataacaccaatctaTCACAATACAACCCCTCTTCCTCAAATTGATCGTGGTCAATATCTTCTCAAGAGCAGCATTCCATACAAAAAAGCccactttagaaggcacacgaaacctccaaatattctttcAAGAGAACGGAGCATGATCTTGTGCTGACAAAATTTTATAGTACACCTTAGTTGTACATTCTTTGTGATcattagacctccacttcaatcTATCATGCTATGTCGTAGGAGTCCCCACGGAGTATAGTAGGCTAAAAGAAATCTGATACGCTAGCTAATTCCCAATCGTGAAAGTTcctattaaaaagtatatttcaCTGATAAGCGCCATGAGAGAATAGACGCATATTTGTTACTAAAGCCTCCCTATTAATTGCAATACAATAAAGAGCCGAAAAAGCCCTTTCCAATGCATGtttttccacaccacacatccctCCAAAAACTGATTCGATTGCCCTCTCCGACTACAAACATAACGTGTTTTTCAAAACAAGGCCACCTCCTCCTTATAAAGTTCCATAAACTCACCCCATACTCCCATCACACTTTATTGGAGCACCAACCCCCCAAATAGCTCCATATCTAGTGTTAATAATTTCTTTACATAATAATCCCTCATTCGAATGATGTCTCCATAGCCATTTCCACaatagagttttattaaaaattctcaaattacacaCACCCAACCCCCAATACACAATTAGAGCACAAAATGTCTTCCATCTAActagatgaattttttttttcttctctcatgcCCCCATAAGAATGCTTAAAGAGTTTCTTAATCATGTTTGCCACCCTTGCAGGCATAGGAAATatggataaaaaatatgtgagaATGTTAGTAAGAGtgctcttaataagagtgaggCAACCCCTTTCGATAAATAGATtcgtttccaaccagccaacattgtctctatcttctccaccaccccatcccatatagtTATAGCCTTAAAAGATGCTCCCAAAGGAAAACCCAGGTATTtcagtgatatagttatattgatagttatactaatactattatataattatactaaattaaaatcacaataataaattttaatatatagttatactaatcagtaatcactataacttatactaatatagttatactaaatcattataaccatatataatattaatatcactattagtatggTATAtggtattagtatcactatatcactataatatatatatatatatactatatgtagtagtaacactataataatataatatatagtattagtatatattaatatattataagagttatagtataaataattttttttagtaattcatgtgccaaaaatataaaagaatcaCAAGCTAAAAACATACCTCatccaagaataaaaaaagggcGTTGTTTAGTATAAAATTGGACCTAAACAACACCATTTAAGTTCACTGGGGGAGCAAAATTGAAATTGAGTTGCatgttagttttatttataaaataaatcgtATGTTGAAACAGCGTCATTTGAatccaatttcaatccaaattatacCATTTCAACATTACTTTTCATTCCCTCCACCCCCAACGCGGGAGAATCTCAATAATAAATCGTATGTTGAAACAACGTCATTTGAatccaatttcaatccaaattacacCATTTCAACATTACTTTTCATTCCCTCCATCCCCCAATGCGGGGGAATCTCAATCcccaatttttcattttaattttagtatatattaatatattataagagttatagtataaatattttttatagtattttatgtgtcaaaaatataaaagaaccacaagttaaaaaaatacctcattcaaaaaacaagaaatggcgccgtttaatataaaattagacCTAAACAACACCATTTAAGTCTATTGAGGagcaaaattaaaactaagttgtgttagttttttttttatataaataaacctCGTGTTGCAACAGCGCCATTTGAatccaatttcaatccaaaccccAAACCGCACCGTTTTAACATTACTTTTCATTCCCTCCAACCCTTCCCGCCAAACCCCATGAATATCCCCAATTccccattttaatttttcacttctctgatctctctctcttctcagaAAACCCTAGCCCACCGTCGcatcccccccacccccccatCTCCAGCCCCTGCCCTCTCTGAGTCTCCAGCCCCTCTGTCGCAGCCCCTGCCCTGCCCTCTCCGAGTCTCCATCCCCTCCCCTAAGGTATGGTTTCGCCGTTTATTATATTCTTAGAAAAATTCTTCAGATtctcattttcctttgtttttctgttatatatatatatatatatatatatatatatatataatattgtggGATGAATCTATTAGAGGCAGCTTTAGAATGGGTCTGGTTTCTCTGATCAGAACGTCACCTGATCTTCATGATCACCACATGATTCTTGCACGAAGTTTcgaataaattaaatatgcaagccacatatatatatatagtactttgtTAATCTAACCAGCATCCATTGTTTTTGGTAATTGGTGGGGGTTAAATTGGGCAGTAAAATTGCCTTACTTTTGCAGGTTCACCTCGCTGCTCAAAGCGGCTATGTTGGTTGTTTTGCATTAGATGCCTATGTCTCTTGTTTCGTGTGTAGCTTGGTATTATTGAGTGTAATAGAACTTAGTCCAGATATGTATTTTTGTCCCCCAGCTGGCTTTAAGCATTTCTTTTCAATAATATGAAGTCATGTTCGACGTATTTGCAGCAACTCCACTGGCTTTAAGTAGTGTACTAAATTATTAAGTCTATATGAATCCCTACGAATCTGAAACTATATGTATGGTGATCATGAatgaagtaattaattaaaatcataatcCAACTTAGATAATAGATACCTGGTAAAAAAGGACGGCATGccgttaagttttttttttaaaatttgcttCATACAGAGCATACTATATCAAcctgtgaagaagaagaaaaactataCAGCTTGCATTGGTAGACTTTATAGATGTACATGTTATTCTGACTTTGCTTCTTCCTATTTCCATTTATTGGTACAGCCTTTGCATTGAATATGTTCTTCAGTATTCCTCTATGGTGTGGTGTTCTTCTGACAGGACTTTAGTACATTGATTACTGGGAAATGGAATCATGTgacattagttattattatgtgatttgtaatttgtaatagcACTTTATTAGTAGGTGGTAATGGCCGAAGCCTTtgattgtaaattgtaataactTTTGTGTCatttactttacttttttttgttttttaacttttttttccttttatttggaCTCTTGGAGTTGGAGACTTGGAGAGTTGGAGTTTGTGTTATAGCTAGTTTAATAATCTGGAAATCAGTTTTAATAAAGGCTATAAAGCTGATTTTGTTAgttgttataacttatagctgattttattttatagattagagatttttgttattattgattttaatattttataattttatttttgttactacagATGGATCCTTCAAATGAAACAGAAACACTCCGCGATGTTCAACCTTCAACAGAAAGGACCATGGAATCAACAGCGACTAGTAATCCGATTTTTCACAAATCTAATGTAAGTAAGCCATCTACTGGTCCTAGTAGTGGTAGGAAAAGATCTATAGTTTGGGAGtattttacaaagataaaaacTGAGGATAATTCAAgacctagggctgcatgtaacTTTTGCGGGACTACTTACGCTTGTGATCCTAATATaaatggcacaaaatcaatgttgcAGCACTTAGAAAAAACATGTAAGAAGTCTCCACTTAAGAATGTGGATAGAAACCAATCTGTATTAGGTTTCAAGCCTGGAGAAA carries:
- the LOC108989376 gene encoding uncharacterized protein LOC108989376 isoform X1 yields the protein MSVFDFYLQWFNLFHNILIHIPSPFNPNPLPPLLFLITSEREKKNLPSEQIPSKVIVLVCINHPSDHVSNRASELYLVGVGAGVVESELRKPPPVSSACFSRIPPTTTTPITIAIPLNIRRLTPPRLGEISGGNFFLDQIITREMRDVNFLD
- the LOC108989376 gene encoding uncharacterized protein LOC108989376 isoform X2, producing MSVFDFYLQWFNLFHNILIHIPSPFNPNPLPPLLFLITSEREKKNLPSEQIPSKVIVLVCINHPSDHVSNRASELYLVGVGAGVVESELRKPPPVSSACFSRIPPTTTTPITIAIPLNIRRLTPPRLGGRCEM